One genomic region from Argentina anserina chromosome 2, drPotAnse1.1, whole genome shotgun sequence encodes:
- the LOC126784578 gene encoding protein LOW PSII ACCUMULATION 1, chloroplastic isoform X1, with the protein MASVANAPLNFLKPLHLPRSKLGFGSCFVTTLFRSTINAPFLAPQSTKQRTSPVICFASEKQNSSADISSTARIRSEVLTPFRSVRMFFYLAFIASGGLGALIATTQLIAALTNPSRALDAPEIAKGLGIDIGAVSLFAFLYYRENTAKNAQIARLSREENLSNLKLRVDEKRIVPVNSFRGFARLVICAGPASFITESFKFSEPFTEGLVERGVLVVPFATDGNSPSFEFDESEECKDFTLKRKRLWQLNPVIVSDWTNWLDEQKKLAGVSPESPVYISLRLDGRVRGSGRGYPPWNAFVAQLPPVKGMWSGLLDGFDGRV; encoded by the exons ATGGCTTCTGTGGCAAACGCTCCCTTAAACTTTCTTAAACCTCTCCACCTTCCTCGTTCCAAACTCGGCTTCGGCAGTTGTTTTGTTACTACGCTGTTTCGTTCTACCATTAATGCACCATTCCTCGCCCCCCAGAGCACAAAGCAAAGAACTTCACCCGTCATCTGCTTTGCTTCTGAGAAGCAGAATTCCTCTGCTGATATTAG TTCCACCGCCAGGATCAGGAGTGAAGTTCTGACTCCATTTCGCTCCGTTCGGATGTTTTTCTATCTTGCATTCATTGCAAGTGGTGGCTTAGGAGCTTTGATAGCAACCACACAGTTGATTGCAGCACTAACAAACCCATCAAGAGCACTGGATGCCCCTGAAATTGCCAAGGGTCTCGGAATAGACATTGGGGCGGTGTCTCTCTTTGCATTCTTGTATTATAGAGAGAACACTGCCAAGAATGCTCAGATTGCTAGGCTGTCAAGAGAGGAGAACCTGTCGAACCTTAAGCTCCGAGTGGATGAAAAGAGGATCGTCCCTGTCAACTCCTTCAGAGGGTTTGCTCGGCTTGTGATATGTGCTGGCCCGGCATCATTCATCACTGAATCGTTTAAGTTCAGCGAGCCTTTCACCGAAGGGCTTGTGGAAAGAGGAGTATTGGTGGTTCCCTTTGCGACAGATGGTAATTCACCAAGTTTTGAGTTTGATGAAAGTGAAGAGTGTAAGGATTTTACTTTAAAGAGAAAGAGACTCTGGCAGCTGAATCCTGTTATTGTTAGTGACTGGACCAA TTGGTTAGATGAACAAAAGAAGCTGGCTGGTGTCTCCCCAGAATCTCCTGT GTACATATCTCTACGCCTCGATGGTCGTGTTCGTGGCAGTGGCAGAGGTTACCCGCCTTGGAATGCTTTTGTTGCACAGTTACCTCCTGTTAAGGGAATGTGGTCAGGTCTTCTGGATGGTTTTGATGGAAGAGTTTGA
- the LOC126783276 gene encoding uncharacterized protein LOC126783276, which yields MHSSKAHNGDKPIPGCLGRMVNLFDMSTGVSRNKLLTDKPHRDGSSLSRSQSDVVTMLGSPYGDQIEDKVIVSELRRSSSNSKANGTPIKMLLDQEMSKEVETKKNPPNVVAKLMGLDAFPRQLPDSAAQRSNASNCSHCTNNHSSVPSGCWQQEDEFLDKQMQHEFHQCPQQNDYKDVYEVWQQPQKTSYGRNKSPQKGRYNEKQMDLVRQKFMEVKRLATDERHRQSKEFQDALEVLSSNKDMFLKFLQEPNSLFSQHLYDLQSLPLATETKRITVLRPTKMVSNDNFVGSGNKSDKQTKKSSQVCQAVWESHHVYPPIIADQKVDEYSAPPTRIVVLRPSTGKTLDGKTVVSSPISSARLQGENFYEEHEDDEVQESIEVEEEITQTKRDNSIGHRRDETLLSSVFSNGYTGDESSFHKSEIEYAAGILSDSEVMSPSPRHTWDYINRFGGPFSSSYSRMSCSPESSVCREAKKRLSERWAMMSLNGNPQEQRHARRSSSTLGEMLALSEVKKSTTSEDESSHKEQERRESVSCLTSESSKERLVDSPCLLRSKSLPVSSAVFSSPVNSAISDHGKIDVPKELNKTKSMKSSLKGKVSSLFFSKNKKSNKEKSEASQANYESQSSFSGQLNSQVRPGITSDDASQCSNDGGFEGCFSPALCGASGKDSPVVTNVEQKQGTSPWEVGLSLAKPVAPGSVVENQDQPSPISVLEPPFVEDENIIQEFSRFLKPDHLGRNLKSNLIDKSPPIGSIARTLSWDESCAETATPYGPYLVKSPSVSTSTEEEEQDWHAIVQTLLSAAGLDGELQCDSFFGKWHSLESPLDPSLRDKYANPNDKEPLHEAKRRKWRSSRKLVFDCVNAALVDITGYGASDSGSTKTISCSGAHDRYLEGNTFLLADRVWSRVKEWFLSEVRCVPEDGGDINNQEVERVVKKEVVGRGWPEQMRCEIDIVGKEIEGKLLQELVEEAVVDFDRE from the exons ATGCATAGCAGCAAAGCCCACAACGGCGATAAGCCGATCCCGGGATGCCTGGGAAGAATGGTCAACCTGTTTGATATGAGCACTGGAGTTTCTAGAAACAAGCTGCTCACTGATAAGCCTCACCGTGATG GCTCTTCACTCTCAAGGAGTCAATCGGATGTGGTAACAATGCTGGGTTCCCCCTATGGAGATCAGATAGAGGATAAAGTG ATTGTTTCAGAATTGAGGAGAAGTTCATCAAACAGTAAAGCAAATGGCACACCGATAAAGATGCTTTTAGACCAAGAAATGTCAAAAGAGGTGGAAACTAAGAAAAATCCACCTAATGTAGTTGCCAAGTTGATGGGTCTTGATGCTTTTCCACGACAGCTACCTGATTCAGCCGCTCAAAGAAGTAATGCAAGCAATTGTTCTCATTGTACTAATAATCATTCCAGTGTACCATCCGGATGTTGGCAGCAAGAAGATGAGTTTTTAGACAAGCAAATGCAGCATGAATTCCATCAATGTCCACAGCAGAATGATTACAAAGATGTTTATGAAGTCTGGCAGCAACCTCAAAAGACTAGTTATGGAAGAAATAAATCACCACAGAAGGGAAGGTATAATGAGAAGCAGATGGATCTTGTTCGTCAGAAGTTCATGGAAGTGAAACGCTTGGCTACAGATGAGAGGCATCGCCAATCCAAAGAATTTCAAGATGCACTAGAAGTATTAAGTTCCAATAAAGATATGTTTCTCAAGTTTCTGCAAGAGCCAAATTCCTTGTTCTCTCAACATCTATATGACTTACAATCTCTTCCTCTAGCCACAGAGACAAAGCGGATTACTGTGCTTAGACCTACAAAGATGGTTTCAAACGACAATTTTGTGGGATCAGGGAATAAGAGTGATAAACAGACAAAGAAGTCATCCCAGGTATGTCAAGCTGTGTGGGAAAGCCACCATGTATACCCTCCTATCATTGCCGATCAGAAAGTCGATGAGTACTCTGCTCCACCAACTCGTATAGTGGTGTTGAGACCTAGCACTGGGAAGACTCTAGATGGTAAGACTGTGGTCTCTTCCCCTATCTCATCAGCAAGGTTACAGGGTGAAAACTTCTATGAGGAGCATGAAGATGATGAGGTGCAAGAATCAATAGAAGTTGAAGAGGAGATCACACAGACGAAGCGTGATAATTCCATAGGCCACCGGAGGGATGAAACTTTGCTTTCCTCTGTATTTTCCAATGGTTATACTGGGGATGAGAGTTCGTTTCACAAGTCAGAAATTGAATATGCAGCTGGAATTCTCAGTGACTCAGAAGTCATGTCACCATCTCCTAGGCATACATGGGATTACATCAATAGGTTTGGCGGCCCTTTCTCTTCTTCCTACAGCCGCATGTCATGTTCTCCAGAATCATCTGTTTGCAGAGAAGCCAAGAAGCGACTTTCTGAAAGATGGGCCATGATGTCAttaaatggaaatccgcaGGAGCAAAGACATGCCCGAAGGAGCTCTAGCACGTTAGGTGAGATGCTTGCTCTATCAGAGGTTAAGAAGTCAACAACATCTGAGGATGAAAGTAGTCACAAGGAACAAGAACGAAGGGAATCAGTTTCATGCTTAACTAGTGAATCCAGTAAGGAACGGTTAGTTGATTCTCCTTGTCTTTTGAGGTCAAAATCTCTCCCTGTGTCTTCTGCAGTATTTAGCAGCCCGGTCAACAGTGCAATTTCAGATCATGGCAAGATAGATGTTCCTAAAGAGCTGAATAAGACAAAGAGCATGAAGTCATCATTGAAAGGGAAAGTCTCAAGTTTGTTTTTCTCCAAAAATAAGAAATCAAATAAAGAGAAATCTGAGGCATCTCAAGCAAACTATGAATCTCAATCTTCCTTTTCTGGACAATTGAATTCCCAAGTTCGTCCTGGAATTACTAGTGATGATGCATCTCAGTGTTCCAATGATGGTGGATTTGAAGGGTGTTTTTCTCCTGCTCTATGTGGTGCTTCAGGGAAAGACTCTCCGGTTGTAACAAACGTCGAACAAAAACAAGGGACATCTCCTTGGGAG GTAGGATTGTCTTTGGCAAAGCCTGTGGCGCCTGGAAGTGTTGTTGAGAATCAGGACCAGCCAAGTCCAATATCAGTTTTAGAACCGCCATTTGTAGAGGATGAAAATATTATTCAAGAATTTTCTAGATTTTTAAAGCCAGACCACCTAG GAAGAAATCTTAAGTCTAACTTAATTGACAAATCACCGCCAATAGGATCAATTGCTCGGACCCTATCGTGGGATGAATCTTGTGCAGAGACTGCCACACCATATGGTCCATATTTAGTAAAATCACCTTCAGTTTCCACTAGCACCgaggaagaagaacaagactGGCATGCTATAGTCCAAACTCTTTTATCAGCAGCCGGCCTCGATGGTGAGCTGCAATGTGACTCATTTTTTGGTAAATGGCATTCACTTGAAAGTCCTTTGGACCCATCTCTCCGAGATAAGTACGCCAATCCGAATGACAAAGAGCCTTTGCACGAGGCAAAGAGAAGGAAATGGCGATCAAGTCGGAAGCTTGTATTTGACTGTGTTAATGCAGCCCTAGTGGACATCACTGGTTACGGTGCATCAGACAGCGGCAGCACAAAGACCATTTCGTGCAGTGGGGCCCACGACAGGTACTTGGAGGGCAATACCTTCTTATTGGCAGATCGGGTATGGTCCCGGGTGAAGGAATGGTTTTTGAGCGAAGTGAGGTGTGTTCCGGAGGACGGTGGGGACATCAACAACCAGGAGGTGGAGAGGGTGGTGAAGAAGGAGGTTGTGGGGAGAGGGTGGCCTGAGCAAATGAGATGTGAGATTGACATTGTAGGAAAGGAAATAGAGGGGAAGTTGCTGCAAGAGCTAGTGGAGGAGGCCGTTGTTGATTTTGACAGGGAGTAA
- the LOC126784088 gene encoding uncharacterized protein LOC126784088 encodes MKRKVPERIPKPQLQIRSPSQRRQGLRRSSDSLFPPNPTDTSCRKGVKSLNLDDENRRPPRIESDNAKTSEYAFFKKLKEDVSNNHQSCCSKSNQACRGSSSKPRDSSGERTSSIQNKCDNIRSAGVNKDAIPEGFESSHALNGSALRETGKGLDLFEEVESQTRHTNVFERKRRKLLQWVRETSFPEIDDYCMDGSNLVSVLLNRLIPKSCENNSVKNPKLMEVLPSEKSMPLPSLESDIHFKELQLPPAESLMDLGSDPFSGDSTLSCLSKRSRGIVSCSYSPTSSTYKNYLDYTVWEPDSALLLGGSAVSCPNIDSNSILPLEEFGLATSGCVKELDILYPPHKYMHGREPYAPMLGWDFDRMDEGKLSNLSRHRADLELLGSCTMSCPMIDSVNVFPFSDNGLREPSHVKELDIFCQPSEYLVEKPQCAPMLGWNFDSTNEESNAHSLSRYRAGCELLRNSAVSGSMGGADSVVPFKEYGLRASGHVEELDIFCRPNKYLDGKEPCTLMLDWDFDYAIEERNSSNLFRHSAEYTPACLTSYNKSDVERLCLEGRYDLQSDFSKLSSPQPYPAYQTI; translated from the exons ATGAAGCGTAAGGTTCCCGAACGCATCCCCAAACCACAATTGCAGATCCGATCTCCTTCACAGAGACGTCAAGGCCTTCGTCGGAGCTCCGATTCCCTGTTCCCCCCAAATCCCACAG ACACCAGCTGCAGGAAAGGAGTCAAATCTTTGAATCTCGATGACGAAAATCGCAGACCTCCGAGAATTGAATCGG ATAATGCCAAGACTTCCGAGTATGCCTTCTTTAAGAAATTGAAGGAGGATGTGAGCAATAATCATCAGTCTTGTTGTTCTAAGAGTAATCAGGCCTGTCGAGGAAGCAGTTCAAAGCCGAGAGACAGTTCCGGAG AGAGGACTAGCAGTATTCAGAATAAGTGCGATAACATCAGGTCCGCGGGGGTCAACAAAGATGCCATACCGGAGGGATTTGAGTCATCTCACGCACTAAATGGCAGTGCGTTAAGAGAGACAG GAAAAGGATTAGATCTCTTTGAAGAAGTAGAATCTCAAACCAGGCACACAAATGTATTCGAAAGGAAGAGACGGAAATTACTTCAGTGGGTCAGAGAAACCTCCTTTCCTGAaattgatgattattgtatggaTGG GTCCAATTTGGTATCAGTCCTCCTCAATCGGCTGATCCCGAAGAGCTGTGAGAACAAT AGTGTTAAGAATCCGAAGTTGATGGAAGTGTTGCCCAGTGAAAAGTCTATGCCACTTCCATCCCTTGAGTCAGATATTCATTTCAAGGAACTTCAATTGCCACCTGCGGAAAGCCTTATGGATCTTGGTTCTGACCCTTTTTCGGGTGATTCTACATTATCTTGTTTGTCAAAAAGATCCAGAGGGATTGTTTCTTGCTCCTATTCTCCAACTAGTTCTACTTATAAGAACTATCTTGATTACACAGTGTGGGAACCTGACTCTGCATTATTACTAGGAGGAAGCGCAGTTTCATGTCCAAATATTGATTCAAATTCTATTCTCCCACTCGAAGAATTTGGATTGGCAACATCTGGCTGTGTCAAAGAACTGGATATATTATATCCGCcacataaatatatgcatggaaGAGAGCCATATGCTCCTATGCTGGGTTGGGATTTTGATAGGATGGACGAAGGAAAATTATCTAACTTGTCCAGACACAGGGCTGACTTGGAACTACTAGGAAGTTGTACAATGTCATGTCCTATGATTGATTCAGTTAATGTTTTTCCATTCAGTGATAATGGATTGAGGGAACCTAGCCATGTTAAAGAGCTGGATATCTTCTGTCAGCCAAGTGAATATTTGGTTGAGAAACCACAATGTGCCCCTATGCTGGGCTGGAATTTTGATAGCACAAATGAAGAAAGTAATGCACATAGCTTATCAAGATATAGAGCTGGTTGTGAATTATTGAGAAATAGTGCAGTATCAGGCTCTATGGGTGGCGCAGATTCTGTGGTTCCATTTAAAGAATACGGATTGAGGGCGTCAGGTCATGTTGAAGAGCTGGATATTTTCTGTCGGCCAAACAAATATTTGGATGGAAAAGAGCCTTGCACTCTGATGCTAGATTGGGATTTTGACTATGCAATTGAAGAAAGAAACTCATCAAACCTATTCAGACATTCAGCTGAATACACACCTGCATGCCTGACCAGTTATAACAAAAGTGATGTTGAAAGACTGTGTCTTGAAGGCAGATACGACCTACAATCAGATTTCAGCAAATTGAGCTCCCCTCAACCCTATCCTGCATACCAAACGATCTAA
- the LOC126782415 gene encoding LOW QUALITY PROTEIN: tetraspanin-18 (The sequence of the model RefSeq protein was modified relative to this genomic sequence to represent the inferred CDS: inserted 3 bases in 2 codons) has product MRPNCCHVSLAFVLKFLNFLQAFVGVSILIYSAWMLDPWNQHIPVFPPPSAPSPDSXLSSGAGAVSDQVNFGVQLVSGLDEGLGFQLNALNLPAPWFIYCFMGVGALLLCITFIGCIXINGCCLCFYSLLITILTLAEAALVAFIAIDRHWDKDIPVDTTGEIESLRSFIEKNIDICKWVGIAVVVVQTLSLLIAIILRGMISTRNTDYDVEDEYGARSRTWEPLLNQQSIQASASSKGDGRGTHSDIWSSRIRDKYGLSTGDKYNSVNQNASMSMKSRQ; this is encoded by the exons ATGCGCCCGAATTGCTGCCACGTATCCCTGGCCTTCGTGCTTAAGTTCCTCAACTTCCTCCAAGCCTTCGTCGGCGTCTCGATCCTAATCTACTCGGCGTGGATGCTTGATCCGTGGAATCAACACATTCCGGTCTTCCCTCCGCCCTCGGCTCCCTCCCCGGACT CCTTGAGCTCCGGCGCCGGCGCGGTCTCCGATCAGGTCAATTTCGGAGTCCAGCTGGTGTCTGGGTTGGATGAAGGCTTGGGGTTTCAACTGAACGCCTTGAACCTCCCTGCTCCTTG GTTCATCTACTGTTTTATGGGAGTGGGGGCTTTGCTCCTTTGCATTACTTTCATAGGCTGTAT GATCAACGGCTGCTGCCTGTGTTTC TACAGTCTGCTCATAACAATACTAACTTTAGCGGAAGCAGCTCTGGTAGCTTTCATAGCAATTGATCGCCATTGGGACAAG GATATTCCAGTTGACACAACTGGGGAAATTGAGAGTCTGCGATCTTTCATTGAAAAGAACATTGACATATGTAAGTGGGTTGGgatagctgttgttgtagtaCAG ACTTTATCTCTGCTAATTGCAATCATTCTACGAGGCATGATATCTACTCGTAACACTGACTatgatgttgaagatgagtATGGTGCTCGGAGTAGAACCTGGGAGCCCCTGCTAAATCAACAGTCAATCCAAGCATCTGCATCAAGCAAGGGTGACGGTAGAGGCACTCACTCTGACATTTGGAGCTCACGAATAAGAGATAAG TATGGATTGAGCACTGGTGATAAATACAATTCCGTAAATCAGAATGCATCAATGAGTATGAAATCCAGGCAGTGA
- the LOC126784560 gene encoding uncharacterized protein LOC126784560 — translation MDGNVTMKSTFQYWLVKHPTILNFKWIPGETPCSTPLFLAVTIGSYLALTLFLSNIPLSLIKPRRLKPVTIAHNVVLLVWSLIMSVGSLVTIFSHAPYPFWIICLPPKTPPTGPLFFWAYIFYLSKIYEFVDTLLIIVSGSFHRLTFLHVYHHTMVLLMCYLWLHTSQSLFPAVIVANATVHVVMYTYYLMSTLGARPKWKKRVTEFQIFQFMSSFVGLVWMLYYHFNRECGCSGIWGWCFNIFFYVSLLFLFMDFHSKSYGTSKKDI, via the coding sequence ATGGACGGCAACGTGACCATGAAGAGCACCTTCCAATACTGGCTGGTTAAGCATCCAACAATCCTCAACTTCAAATGGATCCCGGGGGAAACTCCATGCTCTACTCCACTATTCCTTGCAGTCACCATTGGTTCCTACCTCGCCCTGACTCTGTTCCTCTCCAATATCCCCCTCTCGCTCATCAAGCCCCGCCGTCTCAAGCCGGTTACTATCGCTCACAACGTAGTCCTGCTGGTGTGGTCACTCATCATGTCCGTGGGTTCGTTGGTTACCATTTTCTCCCACGCGCCCTACCCGTTCTGGATCATCTGCCTGCCGCCAAAAACCCCGCCAACTGGGCCACTCTTCTTCTGGGCGTACATCTTCTACCTCTCGAAAATCTACGAGTTTGTCGACACCCTCCTCATCATCGTCAGCGGCTCTTTCCACCGCCTCACTTTCCTCCACGTGTACCACCACACCATGGTGCTGCTCATGTGCTATCTCTGGCTCCACACCTCCCAGTCTCTCTTTCCGGCCGTCATCGTCGCCAACGCCACCGTCCACGTGGTAATGTACACTTACTACCTGATGTCGACTCTCGGAGCGAGGCCCAAGTGGAAGAAGAGAGTGACCGAGTTTCAGATATTTCAGTTCATGTCCAGCTTCGTCGGGTTGGTGTGGATGCTCTACTATCATTTCAACAGGGAGTGTGGTTGCTCTGGGATCTGGGGATGGTGCTTCAACATCTTCTTCTACGTTTctcttctgtttttgtttatggACTTCCATTCTAAGAGTTATGGTACCTCCAAGAAAGATATCTAG
- the LOC126784578 gene encoding protein LOW PSII ACCUMULATION 1, chloroplastic isoform X2 → MHHSSPPRAQSKELHPSSALLLRSRIPLLILGSSTARIRSEVLTPFRSVRMFFYLAFIASGGLGALIATTQLIAALTNPSRALDAPEIAKGLGIDIGAVSLFAFLYYRENTAKNAQIARLSREENLSNLKLRVDEKRIVPVNSFRGFARLVICAGPASFITESFKFSEPFTEGLVERGVLVVPFATDGNSPSFEFDESEECKDFTLKRKRLWQLNPVIVSDWTNWLDEQKKLAGVSPESPVYISLRLDGRVRGSGRGYPPWNAFVAQLPPVKGMWSGLLDGFDGRV, encoded by the exons ATGCACCATTCCTCGCCCCCCAGAGCACAAAGCAAAGAACTTCACCCGTCATCTGCTTTGCTTCTGAGAAGCAGAATTCCTCTGCTGATATTAGGCAG TTCCACCGCCAGGATCAGGAGTGAAGTTCTGACTCCATTTCGCTCCGTTCGGATGTTTTTCTATCTTGCATTCATTGCAAGTGGTGGCTTAGGAGCTTTGATAGCAACCACACAGTTGATTGCAGCACTAACAAACCCATCAAGAGCACTGGATGCCCCTGAAATTGCCAAGGGTCTCGGAATAGACATTGGGGCGGTGTCTCTCTTTGCATTCTTGTATTATAGAGAGAACACTGCCAAGAATGCTCAGATTGCTAGGCTGTCAAGAGAGGAGAACCTGTCGAACCTTAAGCTCCGAGTGGATGAAAAGAGGATCGTCCCTGTCAACTCCTTCAGAGGGTTTGCTCGGCTTGTGATATGTGCTGGCCCGGCATCATTCATCACTGAATCGTTTAAGTTCAGCGAGCCTTTCACCGAAGGGCTTGTGGAAAGAGGAGTATTGGTGGTTCCCTTTGCGACAGATGGTAATTCACCAAGTTTTGAGTTTGATGAAAGTGAAGAGTGTAAGGATTTTACTTTAAAGAGAAAGAGACTCTGGCAGCTGAATCCTGTTATTGTTAGTGACTGGACCAA TTGGTTAGATGAACAAAAGAAGCTGGCTGGTGTCTCCCCAGAATCTCCTGT GTACATATCTCTACGCCTCGATGGTCGTGTTCGTGGCAGTGGCAGAGGTTACCCGCCTTGGAATGCTTTTGTTGCACAGTTACCTCCTGTTAAGGGAATGTGGTCAGGTCTTCTGGATGGTTTTGATGGAAGAGTTTGA
- the LOC126782414 gene encoding uncharacterized protein LOC126782414 — translation MNKSEDPTWSMSHRPPRHSSIHERSESQAIHMNIDDLPGVVLVEILCRLPCYKLVFQLKCVSKRWYALISDPYFIGRFLYHLQTTAVEAPVTIRTLINRKGVELSWSPSCRSSNLLAPVFRKLMSFHGLKDEPVVKAIYNDLVLCCENGMDFYYICNPYTLEWVALPPSPRSYTWPHKKIPAAIICDGNYYDYTKEGTGHNTILLNADYRCKVVRILPFVDEANPYQSSKFIAEIFSSETGEWKESIIASPVPLHLNISEVSCAYNGMLYWWDWFTNRHVGMDPFMINSNGNGDHYKLRFMEFDGEIVKSHHETINCFGVCQGGLRMCYYGEEEEDDTDDTLYVWDWREEQVCDQNGAGSSELCWKLTGVYSLGLSLDSVGDYLAIDPNNGDMLYLDVDHEICLCNIRTGDVSRLVEMGNVSVDGHFLPLVLPWWPTPVPRLPKPSWLSMLIKKLRLLAYCLVVICSE, via the coding sequence ATGAACAAGTCGGAGGATCCTACTTGGTCAATGAGCCACCGGCCTCCTCGACATTCATCCATCCATGAAAGGTCAGAATCACAAGCAATTCATATGAATATTGATGATCTGCCTGGCGTTGTATTGGTCGAGATCCTTTGTCGACTTCCTTGCTATAAGCTTGTGTTCCAGTTGAAGTGTGTCTCCAAGCGTTGGTACGCTCTAATCTCAGATCCCTACTTCATCGGCCGCTTTCTATACCATCTCCAAACTACTGCTGTGGAAGCGCCAGTGACCATTCGTACTCTGATAAACCGCAAAGGGGTGGAACTTTCATGGTCACCATCATGCCGGTCGTCCAATCTGCTAGCACCAGTGTTCAGAAAGCTCATGAGTTTCCATGGATTGAAAGATGAGCCAGTTGTGAAAGCAATTTATAACGACTTAGTTTTGTGCTGCGAAAATGGGATGGACTTCTACTACATCTGCAATCCATACACTCTGGAATGGGTTgctcttcctccatctccgCGGTCCTATACTTGGCCACACAAGAAAATACCAGCAGCAATCATCTGTGATGGCAACTACTATGATTACACGAAGGAAGGAACAGGACACAACACCATTTTGCTTAATGCTGATTATAGGTGCAAGGTTGTTAGGATACTTCCATTTGTAGACGAGGCGAATCCTTATCAATCCTCCAAATTTATTGCAGAGATTTTCTCTTCTGAAACAGGTGAGTGGAAAGAATCGATCATAGCTTCCCCTGTTCCTTTGCATTTGAACATAAGCGAGGTTAGCTGTGCTTACAATGGAATGTTGTACTGGTGGGATTGGTTTACCAACCGTCATGTTGGGATGGATCCTTTTATGATCAACAGCAATGGTAATGGCGATCATTATAAACTTCGTTTCATGGAATTTGATGGTGAAATAGTAAAGAGTCACCATGAAACCATTAACTGCTTTGGTGTGTGTCAAGGGGGTCTACGTATGTGTTACTacggggaggaagaggaagatgatACTGACGATACTCTATATGTTTGGGACTggagagaagaacaagtttgtgaTCAGAATGGAGCCGGCAGCAGTGAATTGTGTTGGAAACTGACCGGAGTTTATTCTCTGGGATTGAGTCTTGATAGTGTTGGGGACTATTTAGCTATTGATCCAAATAATGGTGACATGTTGTATCTTGATGTTGATCATGAAATTTGCCTGTGCAACATTCGAACGGGAGATGTGTCAAGGCTCGTTGAGATGGGCAATGTTAGTGTTGATGGCCACTTTTTGCCATTAGTTCTTCCATGGTGGCCGACACCAGTTCCTAGACTACCAAAGCCGTCATGGCTCTCAATGTTGATCAAGAAGTTGAGGCTTTTAGCCTACTGTTTAGTTGTGATTTGCTCCGAGTGA
- the LOC126783667 gene encoding photosystem I reaction center subunit IV B, chloroplastic has protein sequence MASCSMASAASGFIVTPNVATGNAASAGRTSMLVFSSKTNTNARTSSGRFVIRASEEGAAPPAAAATKAPEAKPKPPPIGPKRGTKVKILRRESYWFKGIGSVVAVDQDPNTRYPVVVRFNKVNYANVSTNNYALDEIEEVK, from the exons ATGGCTAGCTGCAGCATGGCATCAGCGGCCTCAGGATTTATTGTCACACCTAATGTTGCAACCGGCAACGCTGCCTCGGCTGGCAGGACTAGCATGTTGGTTTTCTCTTCCAAGACCAACACCAATGCCAGAACAAGCAGTGGTAGGTTTGTGATCAGGGCTTCCGAGGAAGGAGCAGCGCCGCCCGCCGCAGCAGCCACCAAGGCCCCCGAAGCAAAGCCTAAGCCACCACCAATTGGACCCAAGAGAGGCACcaag GTGAAGATTCTCAGGAGGGAGTCCTACTGGTTCAAAGGCATTGGATCTGTTGTAGCTGTGGATCAG GACCCCAACACCCGCTACCCAGTCGTGGTTAGATTCAACAAAGTTAACTACGCAAATGTGTCCACAAATAACTATGCATTGGACGAGATTGAAGAAGTTAAATGA